The Rhodopseudomonas palustris genome window below encodes:
- a CDS encoding adenylate/guanylate cyclase domain-containing protein — MKFTTRLVLLVTVLTVGATLVTAALLTWTTRRAIITEAEASGEKVARLLARSASLAASIPTEVEGIIAEEMTAEGTLLGHFVEAAERAGMTPTEINRRLKSITDDTVLDEIWITDEKGHAYLHSLPDVNFTFSNSPQMQPQAYAFHDLLTGQKKVVNQDARKRDIDNQHFKYVGVGGIDKPRIIQVGRSAKFLQQLTMKIGLPRTVENLLADGDIDAVWVFDRKLDALVGPGVYGADRRDGPNEKELGPVRLVIADGQTRHVESRQNLSVIAPVRNEQKEIVGAALVRLPMNRVWATVQSQAEIAAVNASAIAALGILLSIGLARYQAAPLRQITRAAAALESQKFDPNSLTPVATRHDELGQLARVFTGMAGQVAAREEYLDSMVKQRTEELETRNRSLEGLSAALSKYLSPQVYSSIFSGHQDAEIASKRKKLTIFLSDIANFTATTDKLESEDLTAMLNRYLAEMAQIALKHGATIDKYVGDAVLAFFGDPESRGVKEDAVACVMMAIEMQEKLKQLEMEWIDAGAERPFRIRIGINTGFCTVGNFGSPDRMDYTIVGGAVNLTSRLEQNCEPGSILISHVTWSLVNDVIDAEERPALTVKGFSEPVRAYEVRGLKTSGSTDVIRKELPGMRLFIDTVTADRTEVKQTLVQVVEDLDKS, encoded by the coding sequence ATGAAATTTACCACACGGTTGGTCCTGCTGGTCACGGTGCTGACGGTCGGCGCCACGCTCGTAACCGCCGCTTTGCTGACCTGGACCACACGGCGCGCGATCATCACCGAAGCCGAAGCATCGGGTGAGAAAGTCGCGCGGCTGCTGGCGCGCAGCGCCAGTCTCGCCGCGTCGATCCCGACCGAAGTCGAGGGGATCATCGCCGAGGAGATGACCGCCGAAGGCACCCTGCTCGGCCATTTCGTCGAGGCCGCCGAACGCGCCGGCATGACGCCGACCGAGATCAATCGCCGGCTGAAGTCGATCACCGACGACACCGTTCTCGACGAGATCTGGATCACCGACGAGAAAGGCCACGCCTATCTGCACAGCCTGCCGGACGTGAATTTCACCTTCAGCAATTCGCCGCAGATGCAGCCGCAGGCCTACGCCTTCCACGATCTCCTCACCGGCCAGAAGAAGGTGGTCAATCAGGACGCCCGCAAGCGCGACATCGACAACCAGCATTTCAAATATGTCGGCGTCGGCGGCATCGACAAACCGCGCATTATCCAGGTCGGGCGCAGTGCCAAATTCCTGCAGCAGCTGACGATGAAGATCGGCCTGCCGCGCACGGTCGAAAATCTGCTGGCCGACGGCGACATCGACGCGGTGTGGGTGTTCGACCGCAAGCTCGACGCGCTGGTCGGCCCCGGCGTGTACGGCGCCGATCGCCGCGACGGTCCCAACGAGAAAGAACTCGGCCCGGTACGTCTGGTGATCGCCGACGGCCAGACCCGGCACGTCGAGAGTCGCCAGAACCTCAGCGTGATCGCGCCGGTGCGCAACGAGCAGAAAGAGATCGTCGGTGCCGCGCTGGTTCGCCTGCCGATGAACCGTGTCTGGGCGACGGTGCAAAGCCAGGCCGAGATCGCGGCCGTCAACGCGTCGGCGATCGCCGCGCTCGGCATCCTGCTGTCGATCGGCCTCGCCCGCTATCAGGCGGCCCCGCTGCGCCAGATCACCCGCGCCGCCGCCGCGCTGGAGTCGCAGAAGTTCGATCCGAATTCACTGACGCCCGTCGCGACCCGCCACGACGAGCTCGGCCAATTGGCCCGGGTGTTCACCGGCATGGCCGGACAAGTCGCCGCGCGCGAGGAATATCTCGACTCGATGGTGAAGCAGCGCACCGAGGAACTGGAGACGCGTAACCGCAGTCTTGAAGGGCTGTCGGCCGCGCTGTCGAAGTATCTGTCACCGCAAGTCTACTCGTCGATTTTCAGCGGCCATCAGGACGCCGAGATCGCCTCCAAGCGCAAGAAGCTGACGATCTTCCTGTCCGACATCGCCAACTTCACCGCCACTACCGACAAGCTGGAGTCGGAAGACCTCACCGCGATGCTCAACCGCTATCTCGCCGAGATGGCGCAGATCGCGCTCAAGCACGGGGCAACGATCGACAAATATGTCGGCGATGCCGTGCTCGCGTTCTTCGGCGATCCGGAGAGCCGCGGCGTCAAGGAGGACGCTGTCGCCTGCGTGATGATGGCGATCGAGATGCAGGAGAAGTTGAAGCAGCTGGAGATGGAGTGGATCGACGCCGGCGCCGAGCGCCCGTTCCGGATCCGCATCGGCATCAACACCGGCTTCTGCACCGTCGGCAATTTCGGCAGCCCGGACCGGATGGACTACACCATCGTCGGCGGCGCCGTGAACCTCACCTCGCGCCTGGAGCAGAACTGCGAGCCCGGCTCGATCCTGATCTCGCATGTCACTTGGTCGTTGGTGAACGATGTGATCGACGCCGAGGAGCGTCCTGCCCTTACGGTGAAAGGCTTCAGCGAGCCGGTGCGCGCCTATGAGGTCCGCGGATTGAAGACGTCAGGATCGACCGACGTGATCCGCAAGGAACTGCCCGGGATGCGGTTGTTCATCGACACCGTCACGGCGGATCGCACCGAGGTCAAGCAGACGCTGGTGCAGGTGGTCGAGGATCTCGACAAGAGCTGA
- a CDS encoding TetR/AcrR family transcriptional regulator, whose protein sequence is MVRVRTEAKRDAILDTAVEVFKERGLDGASMSEIASRLGGSKATLYGYFPSKEELFVHVALRVAGKQIRGMYEDLEARATDDPERVLNEFGKKLLHRVLAEDATTAHRLAVAHGRIGNLGRIFYDAGPGKAVEAFTRYIDAATKAGRLHAANPAVAAHHLLALLESEIAYRRSLQFGDAISASEIDQCVDRAVPVFLAAYAAPRTSDKAT, encoded by the coding sequence ATGGTCAGGGTTCGGACGGAAGCCAAGCGGGACGCGATCCTCGACACCGCGGTCGAGGTGTTCAAAGAACGCGGCCTCGACGGCGCCTCGATGTCGGAAATCGCCAGCAGGCTCGGGGGCTCGAAGGCGACGCTGTATGGCTACTTCCCGTCCAAGGAAGAGCTGTTCGTGCACGTCGCGCTGCGCGTCGCCGGCAAGCAGATCCGCGGCATGTACGAAGATCTCGAGGCGCGCGCCACCGACGATCCGGAGCGTGTGCTTAACGAGTTCGGCAAGAAACTACTGCATCGCGTGCTGGCCGAGGACGCCACCACGGCCCACCGCCTTGCGGTGGCGCACGGCCGGATCGGCAATCTCGGGCGGATTTTCTACGACGCGGGCCCTGGCAAAGCGGTCGAGGCGTTCACCCGCTATATCGACGCCGCGACCAAAGCTGGCCGCCTGCATGCCGCCAATCCGGCTGTGGCAGCGCATCACCTGTTGGCGCTGCTTGAATCCGAGATCGCTTATCGCCGCTCGCTGCAATTTGGCGACGCCATCTCAGCCAGCGAGATCGATCAATGCGTCGACCGTGCCGTGCCGGTGTTCCTGGCTGCTTACGCGGCGCCGCGGACAAGCGACAAAGCGACCTGA
- a CDS encoding efflux RND transporter periplasmic adaptor subunit, which yields MREIVGFRAAIIAMALILGACDSAAPKPDHGAAEPTKLPQPVMVVPVRFEEGARTRTFAATIRPSIESDLGFRISGKVARRLVRTGDFVRSGQPLLTLDTNDLRLQREQAEAEVKAAQSNLIQAEADEGRATDLQSKGWMANAALQKAHATAEEARSRLVRAQRALDLAGHALDYATLEADADGVITATPIEPGQVISAGQAAVRLARLSELEAVVALPESYVERVGRASASLTLWSLPGKSYEVRLRELSFAADPATRTFAARFVIPGADDKVRIGMSATLTLREQDERRFARLPLTAIYNHGRGAAVFVVADGGELRERPVTIERYEDRDVLVTSGVSDGETVVALGVEKLDPALTVRPISTLSLSSAGK from the coding sequence ATGAGAGAGATCGTGGGGTTTCGTGCCGCCATCATCGCGATGGCGCTGATCCTCGGAGCTTGCGACTCCGCAGCTCCCAAGCCCGATCATGGCGCCGCGGAGCCGACGAAACTGCCGCAGCCGGTGATGGTGGTGCCGGTGCGGTTCGAGGAGGGCGCCCGGACGCGGACCTTCGCCGCCACCATCCGCCCCAGCATCGAGAGCGACCTCGGCTTTCGGATCAGCGGCAAGGTGGCGCGGCGGCTGGTGCGGACCGGCGATTTCGTGCGCAGCGGCCAGCCGCTGCTGACGCTCGATACCAATGATCTCCGCCTGCAGCGCGAGCAAGCCGAAGCCGAAGTGAAGGCGGCGCAGTCCAACCTGATTCAGGCCGAGGCAGACGAAGGCCGCGCGACCGATCTGCAGAGCAAGGGTTGGATGGCGAACGCCGCGCTGCAGAAGGCGCACGCCACCGCCGAGGAGGCGCGCAGCCGGCTCGTCCGCGCGCAGCGTGCGCTCGATCTCGCCGGGCACGCGCTCGACTACGCGACGCTCGAAGCCGATGCGGACGGGGTGATCACCGCGACGCCGATCGAGCCGGGACAAGTCATCAGCGCCGGACAGGCCGCGGTCCGTCTGGCGCGGCTGTCGGAGCTGGAGGCGGTGGTCGCGCTGCCGGAGAGTTACGTCGAGCGGGTCGGTCGCGCCTCCGCCTCGCTGACGCTGTGGTCGCTGCCCGGCAAGAGCTACGAGGTCCGGCTGCGCGAACTATCCTTTGCGGCCGATCCGGCGACGCGGACCTTCGCGGCGCGCTTCGTCATCCCCGGCGCGGACGACAAGGTGCGGATCGGCATGAGCGCCACGCTGACGCTGCGCGAGCAGGACGAGCGGCGCTTCGCACGGCTGCCGCTGACGGCGATCTACAATCACGGCCGCGGCGCCGCGGTGTTCGTGGTCGCCGACGGCGGCGAATTGCGCGAGCGGCCGGTGACGATCGAGCGCTATGAGGATCGCGATGTGCTGGTGACCTCCGGCGTCAGCGACGGCGAAACCGTCGTCGCGCTCGGTGTCGAAAAGCTCGATCCGGCCTTGACGGTGCGGCCGATCTCCACGCTTTCGCTCAGCTCGGCGGGCAAGTGA
- a CDS encoding efflux RND transporter permease subunit, with protein sequence MQRPNLSAWAVAHPSLMLFLILMISVAGLLSYQRLGRAEDPSYTIKVAVVTATWPGATAEEMQLQVADRIEKKLQELPWFDKVTTYSKPGFTAAQMEFRDTTPPAQTPWLFYLIRKKMADVKPDLPDGVAGPEVNDEYGDVDSIVYTLRSDSADYAVLKRMAEQVRQRLLKVPNVSKVTIYGTQDERIFVDFDHVKLANLGIAPRTIFDSLAKQNDLAPVGMVQTQSTRIPLRVSGAFDGVRAVEETPIASNGTVIRLGDIATVSRGFIDPPQFLVRQRGVPALAIGIVMRKGANILELGADVEASMAEVERATPVGVTFERIANQPAVVRDAVGDFMRSFVEALAIVLFVSFVSLGWRVGIVVATSVPLVLGIVFTLMLTMGIDLHRISLGALIIALGLLVDDAIIAVEMMVVKMEQGFDRARAASFAWESTAFPMLTGTLVTAAGFLPVGMAASGTGEYAGSIFWVVGIALLASWAVAVILTPYLGFVLLPHSLSTGTAHAVYDNGLYRRFRSVVTWCIHHRLIVIGITIAAFAISIVGFGKIQRQFFPTSDRTELFVELRLPGGSGIEATLANAQQAEALVAGDDDVVTWSTYVGKGPPRFLLNVNPELPNESYGELVIVTKDSAARERVKRKIEQAVADGAIAGARVRVKRLAYGPPIKFPVQFRVIGEDPNTVRSIAYQVRDIMRGNPNVIEPQLDWNEQMPSVRLVVDQDRARALGLDPQTISQTLQMLMTGAPVTTVRDRTEKVVVVARAIAAQRNDLGAIDDLTVLSRNGVPVPLSQIAEIREGHEEAIQWRRDRDMAITVRSDVRDGVQAPFVSSVVWGALADLRQHLPAGYRIELGGAIEDSSKANGALFAVVPAMLVVMLTVLMLQLQSFAKLVLVLLTAPLGLIGACAGLLLFGKPFGFVALLGLIALAGMIIRNSVILVDQIEQDIAAGHPREEAIVGATVRRARPVVLTALSAVLAMIPLTRSSFWGPMAVAIMGGLLVATVLTLLFLPALYAAWFCRDPASTSSLRQRLGGLLEAARARFSSSLPAILRRRAESGR encoded by the coding sequence ATGCAGCGGCCCAATCTCTCCGCATGGGCGGTGGCGCATCCGTCCTTGATGCTGTTTCTGATCCTGATGATCAGTGTCGCCGGTCTGCTGTCGTATCAGCGTCTCGGCCGCGCCGAGGATCCGTCCTACACCATCAAGGTCGCGGTGGTGACGGCGACATGGCCCGGCGCGACGGCCGAAGAGATGCAGCTTCAGGTCGCGGACCGGATCGAGAAGAAGCTGCAGGAACTACCCTGGTTCGACAAGGTCACGACCTATTCGAAGCCCGGCTTCACCGCGGCGCAGATGGAGTTTCGCGACACCACGCCGCCGGCGCAAACCCCTTGGCTGTTCTATCTGATCCGCAAGAAGATGGCCGACGTGAAGCCGGACCTGCCCGACGGGGTGGCCGGGCCGGAGGTCAACGACGAATACGGCGACGTCGACTCGATCGTCTACACGCTGCGCTCCGACAGCGCCGACTACGCGGTGCTGAAGCGGATGGCGGAGCAGGTGCGGCAGCGGCTGCTGAAAGTGCCGAACGTCTCCAAGGTGACGATCTATGGCACCCAGGACGAGCGCATCTTCGTCGATTTCGACCACGTCAAGCTCGCCAATCTCGGCATCGCGCCGCGCACGATCTTCGACAGCCTCGCCAAGCAGAACGATCTTGCGCCGGTCGGCATGGTGCAGACCCAGTCGACCCGGATTCCGCTGCGCGTCTCCGGTGCGTTCGACGGCGTTCGCGCGGTGGAAGAAACCCCGATCGCCTCCAACGGCACGGTGATCAGGCTCGGCGACATCGCCACCGTGTCGCGCGGCTTCATCGATCCGCCGCAGTTTCTGGTCCGGCAGCGCGGCGTTCCGGCGCTGGCGATCGGCATCGTGATGCGCAAAGGCGCCAACATCCTGGAGCTCGGTGCGGACGTCGAAGCGTCGATGGCCGAGGTCGAACGCGCCACGCCGGTCGGCGTCACCTTCGAGCGGATCGCTAATCAGCCCGCGGTCGTCCGCGATGCGGTCGGCGACTTCATGCGTTCGTTCGTCGAGGCGCTGGCGATCGTGTTGTTCGTCAGTTTCGTATCGCTCGGCTGGCGCGTCGGCATCGTGGTCGCGACCTCGGTGCCGCTGGTGCTCGGCATCGTGTTCACGCTGATGTTGACGATGGGCATCGATCTGCACCGGATTTCGCTCGGCGCGCTGATCATCGCGCTCGGCCTGCTCGTCGACGACGCCATCATTGCGGTCGAGATGATGGTGGTGAAGATGGAGCAGGGCTTCGATCGGGCGCGCGCCGCCTCGTTCGCCTGGGAATCCACCGCATTTCCGATGCTCACCGGCACGCTGGTCACCGCGGCGGGCTTTTTGCCAGTCGGCATGGCGGCGAGCGGCACCGGCGAATATGCCGGCAGCATTTTCTGGGTGGTCGGCATTGCGCTGCTGGCGTCGTGGGCTGTGGCGGTGATCCTGACGCCGTATCTCGGTTTCGTTTTGCTGCCGCACTCGCTGAGCACCGGGACCGCGCACGCGGTCTATGACAACGGCCTGTATCGCCGCTTTCGCAGCGTCGTCACCTGGTGCATCCATCACCGCCTGATTGTGATCGGTATCACCATCGCGGCGTTCGCGATCTCGATCGTCGGCTTCGGCAAGATCCAGCGGCAGTTCTTCCCGACCTCCGATCGCACCGAGCTGTTTGTCGAATTGCGGCTGCCGGGCGGCAGCGGGATCGAGGCGACGCTCGCCAATGCCCAGCAAGCCGAAGCGCTGGTCGCAGGTGATGACGACGTCGTCACCTGGAGCACCTATGTGGGCAAAGGCCCGCCGCGCTTCCTGCTCAACGTCAATCCCGAACTGCCGAACGAGTCCTACGGCGAACTCGTCATCGTCACCAAGGACAGCGCCGCGCGCGAGCGGGTGAAGCGCAAGATCGAGCAGGCCGTCGCCGATGGCGCGATCGCCGGCGCGCGGGTGCGGGTGAAGCGGCTGGCCTATGGTCCGCCGATCAAGTTTCCGGTGCAGTTTCGGGTGATCGGCGAGGACCCCAACACGGTGCGGTCGATCGCCTACCAGGTCCGCGACATCATGCGCGGCAATCCGAACGTGATCGAGCCACAGCTCGATTGGAACGAGCAGATGCCCTCGGTGCGTTTGGTGGTCGATCAGGATCGGGCGCGGGCGCTCGGGCTCGATCCGCAGACGATCTCGCAGACCTTGCAGATGCTGATGACGGGCGCGCCGGTGACCACCGTGCGTGACCGGACCGAGAAGGTCGTGGTGGTGGCGCGGGCGATCGCGGCGCAGCGCAACGATCTCGGCGCCATCGACGATCTCACCGTGCTGTCGCGCAATGGCGTGCCGGTGCCGCTGTCGCAGATCGCCGAGATCCGCGAAGGCCACGAGGAGGCGATCCAGTGGCGGCGCGACCGCGACATGGCGATCACCGTGCGCAGCGATGTGCGGGATGGCGTGCAGGCGCCGTTCGTCTCGTCGGTGGTGTGGGGCGCGCTGGCCGATCTGCGCCAGCACCTGCCGGCCGGTTACCGGATCGAACTCGGCGGGGCGATCGAGGATTCGTCGAAAGCCAACGGTGCGTTGTTCGCGGTGGTGCCGGCCATGCTGGTGGTGATGCTGACGGTGCTGATGCTCCAGTTGCAGAGCTTCGCCAAGCTGGTGCTGGTGTTGCTGACAGCGCCGCTCGGCCTGATCGGCGCCTGCGCCGGGCTATTGCTATTCGGCAAGCCGTTCGGCTTCGTGGCGCTGCTCGGACTGATCGCGCTCGCCGGCATGATCATCCGCAATTCGGTGATCCTGGTCGACCAGATCGAGCAGGACATCGCGGCGGGGCATCCGCGCGAGGAGGCGATCGTCGGCGCCACCGTCCGCCGCGCGCGGCCGGTAGTCCTGACCGCACTCAGTGCCGTGCTGGCGATGATCCCGCTGACGCGGTCGAGCTTCTGGGGCCCGATGGCGGTCGCGATCATGGGCGGATTGCTGGTCGCCACCGTGCTGACGCTGCTGTTCCTGCCGGCGCTGTACGCGGCGTGGTTCTGCCGCGATCCGGCCTCGACATCATCGCTGCGGCAACGCCTCGGCGGGCTCCTGGAGGCGGCTCGCGCCCGGTTCAGCTCATCGCTCCCGGCGATCCTGCGCCGGCGCGCGGAATCTGGACGCTGA
- the dusA gene encoding tRNA dihydrouridine(20/20a) synthase DusA: protein MQLHQPHRFSVAPMMEWTDSPCRVFHRLLTKRALLYTEMVTTGAVIHGDRQRLLGFDASEHPLALQLGGSNPNDLATSAKIGEDFGYDEININVGCPSDRVKEGRFGACLMAEPELVAEGVAAMKRAVSVPVTVKCRIGIDDQDPEVALDALARAVVAAGADALIVHARKAWLNGLSPKENRHIPPLDYDRVYRLKQAMPQVPIIINGGIGSIAEAKRHLEHVDGVMLGRAAYQEPWRLLEVDPELFGEPAPYASMKEALEALIPYIARQLAQGLRLHAITRHVIGAYQGVPGARAFRRYLSEFGVKPDADASVLLKAMVAVTERATEAA from the coding sequence ATGCAGCTTCATCAGCCACATCGCTTCTCCGTCGCGCCGATGATGGAGTGGACCGACAGCCCCTGTCGGGTCTTCCATCGGCTGCTGACCAAGCGCGCTTTGCTCTACACCGAGATGGTCACCACCGGAGCAGTGATCCACGGTGACCGGCAGCGGCTGCTCGGCTTCGATGCGAGTGAACATCCGCTGGCGCTGCAGCTCGGCGGCTCCAATCCGAACGACCTCGCCACCTCGGCGAAGATCGGCGAGGACTTCGGCTACGACGAGATCAACATCAACGTCGGCTGTCCGTCCGATCGGGTGAAGGAGGGCCGGTTCGGCGCCTGCCTGATGGCGGAGCCGGAGCTGGTCGCCGAGGGCGTCGCCGCGATGAAGCGGGCCGTCTCTGTGCCGGTGACGGTGAAGTGCCGGATCGGGATCGACGATCAGGATCCCGAAGTCGCGCTCGATGCGCTGGCGCGGGCGGTGGTCGCAGCCGGCGCCGACGCGCTGATCGTGCACGCCCGCAAGGCGTGGCTGAACGGGCTGTCGCCGAAAGAGAACCGCCACATCCCGCCGCTCGATTACGACCGGGTGTATCGGCTGAAGCAGGCGATGCCGCAGGTGCCGATCATCATCAACGGTGGCATCGGCAGCATCGCGGAAGCCAAGCGGCATCTCGAGCACGTCGACGGCGTCATGCTCGGCCGTGCCGCCTATCAGGAGCCGTGGCGGCTGCTCGAGGTCGATCCGGAGCTGTTCGGCGAGCCGGCGCCTTATGCCTCGATGAAGGAGGCACTCGAAGCGCTGATCCCGTATATCGCGCGCCAGCTCGCGCAAGGCCTGCGGCTCCACGCGATCACCCGCCACGTCATCGGCGCGTATCAGGGCGTGCCCGGCGCGCGCGCGTTCCGCCGCTATCTGTCCGAATTTGGCGTCAAACCCGATGCCGACGCCAGCGTGCTGTTGAAGGCGATGGTGGCGGTGACGGAGCGGGCGACGGAAGCTGCCTGA
- a CDS encoding TIGR02281 family clan AA aspartic protease, with product MSRILLVLMVLIGTAGAVVAYGDPKRISAAGDAMSTMLKKRVAAATAAAEAASSRMVEIPRGTGGEFAVSAKVNGVSAPMVIDTGATSVVLTYETAKAAGLPLELLNFNVELETAGGHTRAARLSLDSLAIGKLVERSVPALVVPRGQMKTNLLGMSFLDRLESWEVRADQLRLRGYP from the coding sequence ATGAGCCGCATTCTGCTGGTGCTCATGGTGCTGATCGGGACCGCCGGCGCGGTGGTCGCCTATGGCGACCCGAAGCGGATTTCCGCGGCCGGTGATGCGATGTCGACGATGCTGAAGAAGCGCGTCGCTGCCGCCACGGCGGCGGCCGAAGCGGCCAGTTCGCGCATGGTCGAAATCCCACGCGGCACCGGCGGCGAGTTCGCGGTCAGCGCCAAGGTCAACGGCGTTTCGGCGCCGATGGTGATCGACACCGGTGCGACCTCGGTGGTGCTCACTTACGAGACCGCCAAGGCGGCGGGCCTGCCGCTCGAACTGCTGAACTTCAACGTCGAACTGGAAACCGCCGGCGGCCACACCCGCGCCGCGCGGCTGTCGCTCGACAGCCTGGCGATCGGCAAACTGGTCGAGCGCTCGGTCCCGGCCCTGGTGGTGCCGCGCGGCCAGATGAAGACCAACCTGCTCGGGATGAGCTTCCTCGACCGCCTCGAAAGCTGGGAAGTCCGCGCCGACCAACTCCGGCTGCGCGGGTATCCGTAG
- a CDS encoding DUF1289 domain-containing protein: MSIETPCIAVCMINPQTNLCYGCGRTMPEIARWPRMASAERLAIMAGLPQRMADAGMDVPQPRRRRASATDTPA; encoded by the coding sequence ATGAGCATCGAAACGCCCTGCATCGCGGTCTGCATGATCAATCCGCAGACCAACCTCTGCTACGGTTGTGGCCGCACCATGCCGGAGATCGCGCGCTGGCCGCGAATGGCCAGTGCCGAACGGCTCGCCATCATGGCCGGCCTGCCGCAGCGGATGGCCGACGCCGGCATGGATGTGCCGCAGCCCCGCCGGCGCCGCGCCTCGGCGACGGACACGCCCGCGTAA
- a CDS encoding sensor histidine kinase produces the protein MSESAEKPEVFQLPAEPPVAAPARNRRAAAQRVREARDRLTSTSGTRPAFDHELVRQYAETRLSASYVVMLLVVVTGVLFGIWMDPLPAGAWTVAMLSIHAVVIRNCNRFLQEPASVPRTRTWRRRFILLDLLYGLAWTAILIHPTELNVVSSTLLMFLMLLVVAVSSMLAASLPIAALAATMPVTAAIAVNFALSGSFDKYVLAALTVAAEGYFALLAHRLHSTTLATLQARAEKDVLIAELEQSKAISDEARHRAEAANVAKSRFLAQMSHELRTPLNAILGFSEVMKSEIFGAHAVPAYKDYSADIHNSGVHLLNLINEILDLSRIEAGRYELNEEAISLVHVVTDCHHLLKLRASSRGITIHEVFEQGMPRIWGDERAVRQVVLNLLSNAIKFTPQGGEIWLKAGWTASGGQYLSVKDTGSGIPEEEIPIVLASFGQGSNSIKSAEQGAGLGLPIAKSLIDMHGGTFTLKSKLRIGTEVIVTFPPERVMSALAPLADEAPPLQPDSVTTSETARARRQPIMNAGTGL, from the coding sequence ATGAGTGAGTCCGCCGAAAAGCCTGAAGTCTTCCAGCTTCCGGCTGAGCCTCCGGTGGCCGCGCCGGCGCGCAACCGGCGCGCGGCGGCACAGCGGGTGCGCGAGGCGCGCGACCGCCTGACCTCGACCAGCGGCACCCGCCCCGCCTTCGACCACGAACTGGTCCGGCAATATGCCGAGACCCGGCTGTCCGCCTCCTACGTGGTGATGCTGCTGGTGGTCGTCACCGGCGTGCTGTTCGGGATCTGGATGGACCCGCTGCCGGCGGGCGCGTGGACGGTGGCGATGCTCAGCATCCACGCCGTGGTGATCCGCAACTGCAACCGCTTCCTCCAGGAGCCGGCCTCGGTGCCGCGCACTCGCACCTGGCGGCGGCGCTTTATCCTGCTCGACCTGCTGTACGGCCTGGCGTGGACCGCAATCCTGATCCACCCGACCGAACTCAACGTCGTCTCCAGCACGCTTCTGATGTTCCTGATGCTGCTGGTGGTGGCGGTGTCGTCGATGCTGGCGGCGAGCCTGCCGATCGCCGCGCTGGCCGCGACGATGCCGGTAACCGCCGCGATCGCGGTCAACTTCGCGCTCAGCGGCTCGTTCGACAAATACGTGCTGGCGGCGCTCACCGTCGCGGCGGAAGGCTACTTCGCCCTGCTCGCCCACCGGCTGCACTCGACGACGCTGGCGACGCTGCAGGCGCGCGCCGAGAAGGACGTGCTGATCGCCGAGCTCGAACAGTCCAAGGCGATCTCCGACGAGGCCCGGCATCGCGCCGAGGCCGCCAACGTCGCCAAGTCGCGCTTTCTGGCGCAGATGAGCCACGAGCTACGCACGCCGCTCAACGCCATTCTGGGTTTTTCGGAAGTGATGAAGAGCGAGATCTTCGGCGCCCATGCGGTGCCGGCCTACAAAGACTACTCGGCCGACATCCACAATTCCGGCGTCCACCTGCTCAACCTGATCAACGAGATCCTCGACCTGTCGCGGATCGAAGCCGGCCGCTACGAGCTGAACGAGGAAGCGATCTCGCTGGTGCATGTGGTGACCGATTGTCACCACCTGCTCAAGCTGCGCGCCTCCAGCCGCGGCATCACCATCCATGAAGTGTTCGAACAGGGCATGCCGCGGATCTGGGGCGACGAGCGCGCGGTGCGTCAGGTGGTGCTCAACCTGTTGTCGAACGCGATCAAGTTCACCCCGCAGGGCGGCGAGATCTGGCTGAAGGCCGGCTGGACGGCCTCCGGCGGCCAGTACCTCAGCGTCAAGGACACCGGCTCCGGCATTCCCGAGGAGGAGATCCCGATCGTGCTGGCCTCGTTCGGCCAAGGTTCCAACTCGATCAAATCCGCCGAACAGGGCGCCGGCCTCGGCCTGCCGATCGCCAAGAGCCTGATCGACATGCACGGCGGCACCTTCACGCTGAAATCCAAACTGCGGATCGGCACCGAAGTGATCGTCACCTTCCCGCCCGAGCGGGTGATGTCGGCGCTGGCGCCGCTCGCCGATGAGGCGCCGCCGCTGCAGCCGGACTCGGTCACCACCTCCGAGACCGCCCGCGCGCGCCGGCAGCCGATCATGAACGCCGGCACCGGGTTGTAA